One segment of Pseudodesulfovibrio sp. 5S69 DNA contains the following:
- a CDS encoding site-specific integrase, which translates to MSHLIQHGGNYFFRYRFSPNLESVLGLSVFKLSLKTGSKRDAQRRAKRLNKMLQALLDPAHPPMISGDDLRRILTNIIDQAEANTASGKSKESPDTSPKLSDLITEYMETMISKKTRGTQDKYGYALQEFIETVGNKPISLIGHKDARLYAETLGKVPPNYRKHFVGKTIREVAALYHKRFTSARTINDKVGVLGRFFTWCINQGHIETNYAQGKKVQGGKPGFSTHEPYTLNDLREMFSHSLYVDDRQWKAFKFWLPLLGLFTGARLAELCQAYCKDIVQIDGIWCLHIRPSQKDENTRLKTRNANRIVPLHPVLVSDLGFIEFVNQVRRTRAKRIFPDCKPYRGKYGKDASAWFNDRFKPKIKITPPRPGFKKDFHSFRVTFINTAKQAGADIRMIEETAGHSDSTGQRQQSMSGDYYACPYNIRTRYEGVILKISYDIDFAPLASSHWSLRKR; encoded by the coding sequence ATGTCCCATCTCATCCAGCACGGCGGGAACTACTTTTTCCGCTACCGCTTCTCCCCCAATCTGGAATCAGTCCTCGGCTTGTCCGTCTTCAAATTGAGTTTGAAAACAGGCAGCAAACGGGATGCCCAACGAAGGGCAAAAAGGCTCAACAAAATGCTTCAAGCTCTGCTTGATCCTGCCCACCCTCCCATGATCTCTGGAGACGATCTGAGGCGAATTCTCACGAACATCATCGATCAAGCTGAGGCAAACACTGCTTCTGGCAAATCGAAAGAGTCACCAGACACATCACCAAAGTTGTCCGACTTGATTACCGAGTACATGGAAACAATGATTTCCAAGAAGACCAGAGGCACCCAAGATAAATACGGATACGCGCTTCAAGAATTCATTGAAACAGTCGGCAACAAGCCAATCAGCTTGATTGGGCACAAGGACGCACGACTCTACGCCGAGACGCTGGGCAAGGTACCGCCAAACTACAGAAAGCACTTCGTTGGCAAGACAATCCGGGAAGTTGCTGCACTCTACCACAAGAGATTTACCTCAGCCCGAACCATCAACGACAAAGTAGGGGTGCTGGGTCGCTTCTTCACTTGGTGCATCAACCAAGGCCACATCGAAACGAATTACGCACAGGGCAAGAAAGTTCAGGGCGGCAAACCGGGATTCTCGACGCATGAGCCGTACACGCTGAACGACCTCCGAGAGATGTTCTCACACTCTCTTTATGTCGATGACAGACAATGGAAAGCTTTCAAGTTCTGGTTGCCACTACTCGGCCTTTTCACAGGCGCAAGGCTCGCTGAACTCTGCCAAGCATACTGCAAGGACATCGTCCAAATCGACGGCATCTGGTGCCTTCATATCCGACCAAGCCAAAAAGACGAAAACACCCGCCTGAAAACACGCAACGCAAACAGGATCGTGCCTCTTCACCCTGTTTTAGTCTCCGATCTCGGCTTTATTGAGTTCGTGAACCAAGTACGGAGGACAAGGGCTAAACGGATATTCCCAGACTGCAAACCGTATCGGGGAAAATACGGCAAAGACGCCTCCGCATGGTTCAATGACCGATTCAAGCCAAAGATCAAAATCACTCCCCCGCGCCCCGGCTTCAAGAAGGATTTCCACTCATTCCGAGTGACCTTCATTAACACCGCAAAACAGGCTGGTGCAGATATTCGCATGATCGAGGAAACGGCCGGGCATTCTGACTCCACAGGCCAGCGACAACAAAGCATGAGCGGCGACTACTACGCTTGTCCCTACAATATACGAACGAGATATGAAGGCGTGATCCTGAAAATCTCGTATGACATCGACTTTGCTCCTCTGGCTAGTAGCCACTGGAGCCTCCGTAAGCGGTGA
- a CDS encoding BRO-N domain-containing protein has product METTIFKYAGGNDLRTLMDKNDEPWFVAKDVCDVLEIKNSRRGVAGLDDDEKGVHTVNTPSGMQDMQVINESGLYSLILRSRKPEAKAFKKWITSEVLPSIRKKGGYMVAKADETPAEIMARAVLLAQDTIKQRDERIAALEARKTALTKFPYILGSWTKTLSMS; this is encoded by the coding sequence ATGGAAACGACTATTTTCAAATATGCGGGTGGTAACGACCTCCGCACCCTGATGGACAAGAACGACGAGCCTTGGTTTGTTGCCAAGGATGTGTGCGACGTTCTGGAGATCAAAAATAGCCGCCGTGGTGTAGCCGGTCTCGATGACGACGAGAAGGGTGTTCATACTGTGAACACCCCCTCTGGGATGCAGGATATGCAGGTCATCAACGAATCCGGCCTGTATTCGCTAATCCTCCGCTCCCGCAAGCCCGAAGCCAAGGCGTTCAAGAAGTGGATCACCTCGGAAGTCCTGCCCAGCATCCGCAAGAAGGGTGGCTACATGGTCGCCAAGGCCGACGAAACCCCGGCTGAGATCATGGCCCGTGCCGTGCTGCTGGCTCAGGACACCATCAAGCAGCGTGACGAGCGGATCGCGGCACTGGAGGCACGGAAGACCGCTCTGACAAAATTTCCCTATATTCTTGGTAGCTGGACCAAGACACTCTCAATGAGCTAA
- a CDS encoding phage antirepressor N-terminal domain-containing protein has protein sequence MVFGAPILVAVLENGEKYVSPRHICEAIGVSWTGQSRKIKEDEVLSACCEDIVTVVRNGANRQMTMLHIDKMSGWLFGINANRVKPEIKPALVKYQTEAFAVLDAWFRKNARAATDPTDMMAMMQETIQKALAPLQVQLEAVVIDNKAMKPKVEAYDSITEEGQKFLLTNVAREVGVGRKALIALLVDGGVLETSNVYGENRSLPTDYAKNTGLTTDYHNPVGTVNPHSFYLTAKGRSLCERLAYDWKAQQQKAA, from the coding sequence ATGGTTTTCGGTGCCCCGATTCTGGTGGCCGTGCTGGAAAATGGCGAGAAGTATGTGTCTCCGCGCCATATTTGCGAGGCTATCGGCGTGAGTTGGACAGGCCAGAGCCGAAAGATCAAGGAGGATGAGGTGTTGTCGGCCTGTTGTGAAGATATCGTCACGGTAGTGCGTAATGGCGCGAATCGCCAGATGACGATGCTTCACATCGACAAGATGTCTGGCTGGCTCTTCGGCATCAACGCCAACCGGGTCAAGCCCGAAATCAAACCGGCCCTCGTTAAGTACCAAACCGAAGCCTTCGCCGTGCTGGATGCGTGGTTCCGCAAGAACGCCCGTGCGGCCACCGATCCGACCGACATGATGGCGATGATGCAGGAGACCATCCAGAAGGCCCTGGCCCCGTTGCAGGTCCAGTTGGAGGCCGTGGTCATCGACAACAAGGCCATGAAGCCGAAGGTCGAGGCCTACGACAGCATCACCGAAGAGGGCCAGAAGTTCCTGCTCACCAACGTGGCTCGCGAAGTCGGTGTCGGGCGCAAGGCACTCATTGCTCTGCTGGTTGACGGAGGCGTTTTGGAGACCAGCAATGTCTACGGCGAAAACCGCAGTCTTCCCACCGACTATGCCAAGAACACAGGCCTGACCACGGACTATCACAACCCCGTGGGAACTGTGAATCCGCACAGCTTCTACCTGACCGCCAAGGGCCGGTCCCTGTGTGAGCGTCTGGCCTACGACTGGAAAGCCCAGCAGCAGAAAGCCGCATAA
- a CDS encoding BRO family protein, protein MCDVLGIKDQAQSVRYLDDDEKNTLSIKQGNRGNPTTTIINESDLYP, encoded by the coding sequence GTGTGCGACGTTCTGGGCATCAAAGATCAGGCCCAGTCCGTAAGGTACTTGGATGATGACGAAAAGAATACCCTGTCTATTAAACAGGGTAATCGTGGTAACCCCACGACCACCATCATCAACGAATCAGACCTGTATCCCTGA
- a CDS encoding recombinase family protein, with translation MNGNFISYLRVSTQKQGRSGLGIEAQREAVTNYLNGGNWELLGEFVEVESGKKADRKELAKALERCQLTGATLVIAKLDRLSRDAHFLLGLEKSRVSFVCADMPDANNFTVGIMALVAQQEREMISKRTREALAAAKARGVKLGCPNGAAHLRQYGNELGVKAIKANADALAESLRATVEKIKEGGTTSFSGIAKELNAQKIKTARGGKWHPSSVKRLLERLG, from the coding sequence ATGAACGGCAACTTCATATCCTACCTCAGAGTCTCGACGCAAAAGCAAGGTCGCTCAGGTCTGGGCATTGAGGCTCAACGCGAAGCCGTGACCAACTATCTCAACGGAGGCAACTGGGAGCTTCTTGGAGAGTTTGTGGAAGTCGAATCCGGCAAGAAGGCTGACCGCAAGGAGCTTGCCAAGGCTCTTGAGCGTTGCCAGCTCACAGGGGCCACTCTCGTTATCGCCAAGCTCGACCGGCTTTCTCGTGATGCTCACTTTCTGCTCGGCCTTGAAAAGAGCCGTGTGAGCTTTGTCTGCGCCGATATGCCGGATGCGAACAATTTCACCGTAGGCATCATGGCACTCGTCGCCCAGCAGGAACGCGAGATGATCTCCAAACGGACTAGGGAAGCTCTGGCTGCAGCGAAGGCTCGTGGCGTCAAGCTGGGCTGTCCTAACGGGGCTGCTCACCTTCGCCAGTACGGCAATGAGCTTGGGGTGAAGGCAATAAAGGCCAATGCCGATGCACTCGCCGAGTCTCTGCGGGCTACGGTGGAGAAGATCAAAGAAGGTGGGACAACATCTTTTTCTGGGATCGCGAAGGAGTTGAACGCCCAGAAGATCAAAACCGCACGTGGCGGAAAGTGGCACCCTTCCAGCGTAAAGAGGTTGCTGGAGCGACTGGGGTAA